One window of the Mycobacterium xenopi genome contains the following:
- a CDS encoding class I fructose-bisphosphate aldolase, with protein sequence MTTYREIAADLMAPGKGILAADESIATMSARLRDAGVEPSAERRRDYRELLASTPQLAQSISGIIFCDETLRQTFSDGTPFAQAVAARGILPGIKVDTGAKPCPGLPGEKVTEGLDGLPARLAEYAAMGAAFAKWRAVFEITDSTPTRGAIRVNADALARYAAACQEAGLVPIVEPEVLMDGEHSRDRCAEVTSEVHAAVRENLALLNVDLAGIVLKPNMVIEGQGHKPQSTPAEVAEDTVRVLRAWPADLAGVAFLSGGQSPERATANLAAMQQHRTPWPLTFSFGRALVSPALTAWHGEPGLIAAGQAALAERVAANGAAASLRTALQSA encoded by the coding sequence ATGACCACATACAGAGAAATCGCAGCAGACCTGATGGCTCCCGGAAAAGGCATTCTGGCCGCCGACGAGAGCATCGCTACCATGTCGGCACGGCTACGTGACGCCGGGGTCGAACCTAGCGCTGAAAGGCGGCGGGATTACCGGGAGCTTCTGGCGAGCACACCGCAGCTTGCGCAGAGCATCTCTGGGATCATCTTCTGTGACGAGACATTGCGCCAAACGTTCAGTGATGGAACGCCATTCGCCCAGGCGGTGGCTGCGCGAGGAATCCTACCCGGGATCAAGGTCGACACCGGCGCCAAGCCGTGCCCCGGCCTGCCAGGTGAGAAGGTCACCGAGGGTCTCGACGGGCTTCCCGCCCGTCTAGCGGAGTACGCCGCAATGGGCGCAGCATTTGCCAAGTGGCGCGCCGTCTTTGAGATCACTGACAGCACACCAACCCGCGGCGCGATACGGGTCAACGCTGATGCCCTGGCCCGCTATGCTGCCGCCTGCCAAGAGGCGGGACTCGTCCCGATCGTCGAGCCGGAAGTGCTGATGGATGGTGAGCACAGCCGCGACCGCTGCGCCGAGGTCACCTCCGAGGTGCACGCCGCGGTTCGTGAGAACCTGGCCCTGTTGAACGTCGATTTGGCGGGGATCGTGCTCAAACCAAACATGGTGATCGAAGGCCAAGGCCACAAGCCACAGTCGACACCGGCAGAAGTCGCCGAGGACACCGTGCGGGTGCTGAGGGCATGGCCTGCTGACCTCGCGGGCGTGGCATTCTTGTCCGGGGGGCAATCGCCCGAGCGTGCGACCGCCAACCTCGCGGCGATGCAGCAGCACAGGACCCCATGGCCACTGACTTTTTCGTTCGGCCGGGCCCTGGTGTCGCCTGCATTGACCGCGTGGCACGGTGAACCGGGACTCATTGCGGCAGGCCAAGCTGCTCTCGCCGAGCGGGTCGCCGCCAATGGTGCAGCTGCAAGTCTGCGCACCGCCTTGCAATCCGCCTGA
- a CDS encoding ribulose-bisphosphate carboxylase large subunit produces the protein MECWRDPLRRNGLLETRLRAEGHRRAVRLQGNSSAGRAAGRGPALRWPGESSTATWTVVWTDRLTAYEHYQAKCFKVDPVPNNPEQYIAWIAYDLDLFEEGSIANLTSSIIGNVFGFKALKALRLEDMRIPSQYVKTFQGPAHGIVMEREYLNKFGRPLLGATTKPKLGLSARNYGRVVYEALRGGLDFTKDDENINSQPFMRWRDRYLFVMEAVNRAQAATGEIKGHYLNVTAATMEDMYERANFAKELGSVIIMIDLTVGYTAIQSMAKWARANGVILHLHRAGHGTYTRQKAHGVSFRVIAKWMRLAGVDHIHAGTVVGKLEGDPHATAGYYDTCRLGSIKADPVKGLYFDQEWASMPGVMPVASGGIHAGQMHQLLHYLGEDVVLQFGGGTIGHPMGIAAGAEANRVAVEAMIKARNEGRDYYKEGPDILKKAASRNRALDVALATWGDITFNYASTDTPDVVATPTAN, from the coding sequence ATGGAATGCTGGCGTGATCCCCTACGCCGAAATGGGTTACTGGAAACCAGATTACGAGCCGAAGGACACAGACGTGCTGTGCGCCTTCAGGGTAACTCCTCAGCCGGGCGTGCCGCCGGAAGAGGCCCGGCGCTGCGGTGGCCCGGCGAGTCGAGCACCGCTACCTGGACGGTGGTCTGGACCGACCGGCTCACGGCCTACGAGCACTATCAGGCCAAGTGCTTCAAGGTCGACCCCGTGCCCAACAATCCTGAGCAATACATTGCGTGGATCGCCTATGACCTCGACCTGTTCGAGGAGGGCTCGATCGCAAACCTGACCAGCTCGATCATCGGCAACGTGTTCGGGTTCAAGGCGCTCAAGGCGCTGCGCTTGGAAGACATGCGTATCCCCTCGCAGTATGTAAAAACGTTCCAAGGCCCCGCGCACGGTATCGTGATGGAGCGCGAGTATCTCAACAAGTTCGGCCGTCCGCTACTGGGTGCCACCACCAAACCCAAACTGGGCCTCTCCGCGCGCAACTACGGCCGTGTCGTCTACGAGGCGCTGCGCGGCGGCCTGGACTTCACCAAGGACGACGAGAACATCAACTCCCAGCCGTTTATGCGCTGGCGGGACCGCTACCTGTTCGTCATGGAAGCCGTCAACCGCGCACAGGCCGCAACCGGCGAGATCAAGGGCCACTACCTCAACGTCACCGCCGCCACCATGGAGGACATGTACGAGCGGGCCAACTTCGCCAAGGAACTCGGCTCGGTGATCATCATGATCGATCTGACCGTCGGTTACACCGCGATCCAGTCGATGGCCAAATGGGCGCGTGCCAACGGAGTTATTCTGCACCTTCACCGCGCCGGACACGGGACCTACACCCGACAGAAAGCGCACGGCGTCAGCTTCCGGGTCATCGCGAAGTGGATGCGCCTGGCCGGTGTGGACCACATCCACGCCGGCACCGTCGTCGGCAAGCTGGAGGGCGACCCGCATGCCACTGCGGGCTACTACGACACGTGCCGTCTCGGTAGCATCAAGGCCGATCCGGTCAAGGGCCTGTATTTCGACCAGGAATGGGCGTCGATGCCCGGGGTCATGCCGGTCGCGTCCGGGGGCATCCACGCCGGCCAGATGCACCAGCTGCTGCACTATCTCGGCGAGGACGTGGTGCTGCAATTCGGTGGCGGCACCATCGGTCACCCGATGGGCATCGCCGCCGGCGCCGAAGCCAACCGGGTTGCGGTCGAGGCGATGATCAAAGCCCGCAACGAGGGCCGCGACTACTACAAGGAGGGCCCGGACATCCTCAAGAAAGCCGCGTCGCGCAACCGTGCGCTCGACGTCGCGTTGGCCACCTGGGGCGATATCACCTTCAACTACGCCTCCACTGACACCCCCGACGTCGTTGCCACACCGACCGCCAACTAA